In a single window of the Biomphalaria glabrata chromosome 5, xgBioGlab47.1, whole genome shotgun sequence genome:
- the LOC106073388 gene encoding kelch-like protein 4: protein MSGTVKPLPLGLKLTWSAAIYDPRPTDLILLVQDIAFGVHKDVLQTNCDYFRAMFTLQMVELTKDIITLNLFQPKPFQILLESFYSGYLQPTEDNIFSLCETAQMLQVSSSLLSKCSNFLLSWINCDSVFDIMFWSNSTTLYLPEVHSAAKRYALAHFSDLLKSDVLHKLSLEELCIYLSDKYLVVEKEVEVVGALRTWFQHNDQVPTHTVSDIVLKCVHTHETPSSIQHVVKALIDSDESHLNDISVFFKERQKLHDIFMFWSLSDSGVSTGYGDVFRVSPSTWQASKYDNMDAVEALPVSDMGTAVCCVASVVYLSGGGNKFGAVNWIRDIWMFDFSLPVERWTAVGKLTESRRHHAMVSVENCLFIFGGFGKFRVRNIKLECFHLSTGLWEVLPVMPEHVVSPAAVTSGKTIYYLGKGQTIYSFNTIVKSWTCYQCQSLPSPGVMSVAMHVDPRKSNSFLGLFSGDGKCCLQSFHLDDPIVQAREECSLSLDSNLTFAGSVISGANMLLFFYTSKEDTTRSSGTSESLIVRSFCLQTGLLTDSQVITGVCNALSIVCLPHIPVTQCLLLSPNSDK from the exons atgtctggaactgTTAAACCTTTGCCTTTAGGCCTAAAGCTAACATGGAGTGCTGCCATTTATGACCCTCGACCCACGGACCTTATTTTGTTGGTACAAGACATTGCATTCGGTGTTCACAAGGATGTCCTGCAGACCAACTGTGACTATTTCAGAGCAATGTTTACCTTACAGATGGTGGAACTTACAAAAGATATCATAACTCTGAATCTGTTCCAGCCCAAACCCTTTCAAATTCTTTTAGAAAGTTTCTACTCAGGCTATCTGCAGCCAACAGAGGACAACATCTTTTCATTGTGTGAGACAGCACAGATGTTGCAGGTCTCTTCATCACTTCTCTCCAAGTGCTCCAACTTTCTCTTAAGTTGGATAAACTGTGACTCTGTTTTTGACATAATGTTCTGGAGTAACAGCACTACACTCTATTTACCCGAGGTGCACAGTGCAGCTAAGAGGTATGCACTGGCTCACTTTTCAGACCTGCTCAAGTCAGATGTGCTTCACAAGCTATCTCTGGAGGAACTTTGCATTTATTTGTCTGATAAATATTTGGTGGTTGAGAAAGAGGTTGAGGTTGTAGGTGCTTTACGAACATGGTTTCAACATAATGATCAGGTGCCTACACACACAGTCAGTGACATTGTTTTGAAATGTGTTCACACACATGAAACTCCTAGCTCCATTCAACATGTTGTCAAAGCACTGATTGATTCTGATGAGTCACATTTAAATGATATTAGT GTTTTCTTTAAAGAACGTCAAAAGCTTCATGATATTTTTATGTTCTGGTCGCTGTCAGACTCTGGTGTATCAACTGGATATGGGGATGTTTTTCGTGTTTCTCCCAGCACATGGCAAGCTTCCAAGTATGACAATATGGATGCAGTAGAAGCTTTACCTGTGTCTGATATGGGAACTGCAGTCTGCTGTGTAG CTTCTGTCGTCTATTTATCAGGCGGGGGGAACAAGTTTGGGGCTGTCAATTGGATAAGAGATATTTGGATGTTTGACTTCTCTCTCCCAGTTGAGCGTTGGACAGCTGTGGGCAAGTTGACAGAATCAAGACGTCACCATGCCATGGTCAGTGTGGAAAACTGTCTCTTTATATTTGGTGGGTTTGGAAAGTTTCGAGTCAGAAACATAAAGCTTGAGTGTTTTCACCTCTCAACAG GTTTGTGGGAAGTCTTACCAGTAATGCCAGAGCATGTGGTATCACCAGCAGCAGTGACCAGTGGCAAAACTATTTATTACCTTGGTAAAGGGCAGACAATTTACAGTTTCAATACCATAGTCAAGTCCTGGACATGCTACCAATGCCAAAGCCTCCCTTCACCTGGTGTGATGTCTGTGGCTATGCATGTTGACCCAAGGAAATCAAATAGTTTTCTAGGTTTGTTCAGTGGAGATGGCAAATGTTGTTTACAGTCCTTCCATTTGGATGATCCAATTGTCCAGGCTAGAGAAGAGTGCAGCCTGAGTCTGGACAGCAATTTGACCTTTGCTGGGTCAGTCATTTCTGGTGCAAACATGCTCCTGTTTTTCTATACTTCCAAGGAGGATACCACTCGTTCCTCAGGCACAAGTGAATCTTTGATAGTGAGGAGCTTTTGTTTACAGACAGGGCTGTTAACTGATAGTCAAGTAATAACAGGTGTTTGTAATGCATTGTCTATTGTGTGTTTGCCCCACATTCCAGTGACCCAATGTCTCCTGTTGTCACCTAATTCAGACAAATAG